One window of the Candidatus Chryseobacterium colombiense genome contains the following:
- a CDS encoding DUF2975 domain-containing protein: MGSLKEIKINMTLFSGKIKDMQSLGKLKSIFILGYSILEGILLFVFFVTVIKILKKISLKSTFSTEIYFLISRIAQLALLIGSLSFLVKVSDELMNGNLNISADLNSKSLQFFLVSGVVYIIAQVYKRAVDLQNENDLTI, encoded by the coding sequence ATGGGCAGTTTAAAAGAAATAAAGATTAACATGACTCTTTTCAGCGGAAAGATAAAAGATATGCAATCCTTAGGAAAACTAAAATCAATTTTTATTTTAGGCTATTCCATCCTTGAAGGCATTTTACTGTTTGTCTTTTTTGTAACGGTCATTAAAATTCTGAAAAAGATCAGTCTCAAAAGTACTTTTTCTACCGAAATATATTTTTTAATCTCCAGGATTGCCCAACTGGCTTTGTTAATTGGCAGCTTATCTTTCTTAGTCAAGGTGAGTGATGAACTGATGAATGGAAACCTCAATATCTCGGCAGATTTAAACAGTAAAAGCTTACAATTCTTTTTAGTTTCAGGAGTAGTATATATCATCGCACAGGTTTACAAAAGAGCCGTTGACTTGCAGAATGAAAATGACTTAACAATTTAA
- a CDS encoding DUF2975 domain-containing protein — protein MKIIGKNSLSQYISYLLFVLFIIVAFNLVYEIIGHSILFYKYKTGSTVLSDTFVLANDVGWTKNKWTIPMENLLKFRINYPFSEIQMVTGIYAYNQIIHNILGMIFLSLFFFFSYQCFKEMSLDQIFNQNAIKWLKRFCFLNLIIAAAGIFEFFYFRMDSGYTLLTFLFFGFFGIIILFIVEFFKKGLALQTENDLTI, from the coding sequence ATGAAAATTATCGGTAAAAACTCTTTATCACAATACATTAGCTATCTGCTTTTTGTTTTGTTCATCATTGTTGCTTTTAACCTTGTGTATGAAATTATCGGTCATAGTATTTTATTCTATAAATATAAAACCGGAAGCACAGTATTATCAGATACTTTTGTTTTGGCAAACGATGTGGGATGGACAAAAAACAAATGGACCATTCCCATGGAAAACCTGTTAAAGTTCAGGATCAATTATCCGTTTTCAGAAATTCAGATGGTAACCGGAATCTATGCTTACAATCAGATTATCCATAATATTCTGGGTATGATTTTCTTGAGCTTATTCTTCTTTTTTTCTTACCAATGCTTTAAAGAAATGAGCTTGGATCAGATTTTCAATCAAAATGCAATAAAATGGCTCAAACGATTTTGTTTTCTGAATCTTATTATTGCAGCAGCTGGAATTTTCGAATTCTTCTATTTTAGAATGGATTCTGGATATACTTTACTGACATTCCTTTTCTTTGGTTTCTTTGGCATTATTATTCTCTTTATTGTAGAATTTTTCAAAAAGGGATTAGCTTTGCAGACTGAAAACGATTTAACAATTTAA